From one Acetonema longum DSM 6540 genomic stretch:
- a CDS encoding MFS transporter yields MPGSVEYRCRYAVYRPSIAAFVLLAGIGGFVFARAPNAALLALGRFIIGFGVGVVYVAAMRILADWYRPDEMATYSGILLAVGNIGALISTTPLVILMEHIGWRHSFGVVAGLTVLAGVMTYKVIRNKPAELGFPAPRDRSGQSRVSAVRSVSFAAAVKAVFGHKPFYLLGLLLFSYYGSFMGVGSLWAGPYLQNIYGMSGQAAGNILMMFPLGMVIGCPLAGYLSNKVLKSRRTVLLWGCILHISCYVPFIFFTDQMPELMLYGLFFWYGLSGGPFVSCFACAREMYRAQFVGTAVGALNIFLFGGGAFYQYVMGLVIRWYPLLSPGVYSVAAYRAAFLVPACGLLLGISAFAFFREDPG; encoded by the coding sequence ATGCCGGGCAGTGTCGAATATCGTTGCCGGTACGCTGTTTATCGCCCATCCATTGCGGCTTTTGTGCTCCTGGCCGGCATCGGCGGCTTTGTTTTCGCCCGGGCGCCCAATGCGGCGCTGCTGGCGCTGGGGCGGTTTATCATCGGCTTTGGCGTCGGCGTCGTCTATGTGGCGGCCATGCGTATCCTGGCCGACTGGTACCGGCCGGATGAAATGGCCACCTATTCCGGCATTCTGCTGGCTGTCGGCAATATAGGAGCGCTGATATCCACCACCCCTCTGGTTATTCTTATGGAACATATAGGCTGGCGCCACTCTTTCGGTGTGGTGGCCGGGCTCACGGTGTTAGCCGGTGTAATGACCTATAAGGTCATTCGCAACAAGCCGGCCGAGCTGGGCTTTCCGGCTCCCCGGGACCGCAGCGGGCAGTCTCGGGTTTCAGCCGTCCGGAGCGTGTCTTTCGCGGCAGCGGTGAAGGCCGTATTTGGTCACAAGCCGTTCTATTTACTGGGACTGCTGCTGTTTTCCTACTATGGCTCGTTTATGGGGGTGGGATCGTTATGGGCGGGTCCTTACCTGCAGAATATCTACGGCATGTCCGGGCAGGCTGCCGGTAATATCCTCATGATGTTTCCGCTTGGCATGGTTATCGGCTGCCCGCTGGCCGGGTATCTGTCGAACAAGGTGTTAAAATCGCGCAGGACCGTTTTGCTCTGGGGCTGTATCCTGCATATTTCCTGCTATGTTCCGTTTATATTCTTTACGGATCAAATGCCTGAACTCATGTTGTACGGTTTATTCTTCTGGTATGGGTTGTCGGGCGGCCCCTTTGTCTCCTGCTTTGCCTGTGCCAGGGAAATGTACCGGGCCCAATTTGTCGGCACGGCTGTCGGGGCGCTGAATATTTTTCTCTTTGGCGGCGGCGCTTTTTATCAATATGTAATGGGTTTGGTGATCCGCTGGTATCCGTTGCTTTCACCCGGGGTATATTCTGTGGCTGCGTACCGGGCCGCCTTTCTGGTCCCGGCCTGCGGCTTGCTTTTAGGCATCTCGGCCTTTGCCTTTTTCCGGGAAGATCCCGGCTGA
- a CDS encoding BglG family transcription antiterminator, translating to MENLTVRETKIVTFLAKSDGYVSANTLADFLKVSPKTIYRDIVSIKKKTGNNNLIKQSQGKGLQMDLSSLPTISRNGLNRQKNLPGMSVNERRKHLLILLLLQSPQESSIKGLSEYYYVSNASIVNDLKSIEQQLEPYHLSLIRSHKGTYIEGKERNIRKMLMQILEYMPVAFQEDSYLARENHHYMFKEFPQEDFAFIGHLLKAVENMLGAAIKDPYYINIFTHLVILIKRLRNDSFKADYEVLQEKDREIKNEQIFRVAQYVIHKINKYIGLKVPEIEVFYIYQYFTSCSIEASENFIIDVTSETSKEKETTWQLIEDASHTLQVDFSKDSALQQNLFLHMCSLLKRIQYDISISNPLLQDIKKEFPVMFEIVKHSFLKQKNLPILHKISDDEISYIVVYFQASLEKQSSVKRALIVCSSGIGTSHLLKTRVKNAFPEWEIVNTVSANHITQVLDKEKIDLILTTIHINLSKDIPIVLVSALFNEIDILKVKNAVSANQ from the coding sequence GTGGAAAATTTAACAGTGCGCGAAACAAAAATCGTTACTTTTTTAGCAAAATCCGATGGCTATGTTTCGGCTAATACCTTAGCTGATTTCTTAAAGGTTTCACCTAAGACAATTTATCGTGACATTGTATCCATAAAGAAAAAGACAGGGAATAACAATCTCATCAAACAAAGTCAGGGCAAAGGATTGCAAATGGATTTATCCTCTTTACCTACAATTAGCCGCAACGGCCTTAACCGGCAAAAAAATCTGCCGGGGATGAGTGTCAATGAACGAAGAAAACATTTGCTGATCCTTCTCTTGCTTCAGTCGCCTCAGGAATCGTCAATAAAAGGTTTGTCGGAATATTATTACGTTAGCAATGCTTCCATCGTCAATGATCTGAAAAGCATTGAACAACAACTGGAACCCTATCATTTAAGTCTGATCCGTTCTCATAAGGGTACTTATATAGAAGGCAAGGAAAGAAATATACGAAAAATGCTAATGCAAATTCTGGAGTACATGCCTGTAGCTTTTCAGGAAGACTCTTATTTGGCCCGGGAAAACCACCATTATATGTTTAAGGAGTTTCCCCAGGAAGATTTTGCTTTTATCGGGCATTTATTAAAAGCTGTTGAAAATATGTTAGGTGCGGCCATTAAGGACCCCTACTATATTAATATTTTCACTCATCTGGTTATTTTGATCAAACGGTTGCGCAATGACAGTTTTAAAGCGGACTATGAGGTGCTGCAGGAAAAGGACAGGGAAATAAAAAACGAACAAATATTCCGGGTGGCTCAATATGTCATCCATAAAATAAACAAGTATATTGGCCTAAAAGTGCCGGAAATAGAAGTGTTCTATATTTATCAGTATTTTACTTCCTGCAGCATAGAGGCAAGCGAAAATTTCATTATCGATGTAACTTCTGAAACCTCGAAAGAAAAAGAAACGACATGGCAGTTGATTGAAGATGCTTCTCATACATTGCAGGTGGATTTTAGCAAAGACAGTGCGCTGCAGCAAAATTTGTTTTTGCACATGTGCTCGCTGTTGAAAAGAATACAATATGATATTTCAATCAGCAACCCGTTATTGCAGGATATTAAAAAAGAGTTTCCGGTTATGTTTGAAATTGTAAAGCACAGCTTTCTCAAACAAAAAAACTTGCCGATTCTGCACAAAATCAGCGACGATGAAATTAGTTACATTGTGGTCTACTTTCAAGCGTCTTTAGAAAAACAATCATCGGTGAAACGGGCCTTAATTGTCTGCTCATCGGGAATCGGCACTTCACATTTACTTAAAACCAGGGTAAAAAATGCTTTTCCGGAATGGGAGATAGTCAATACAGTATCTGCCAATCATATTACACAGGTTTTAGATAAGGAAAAAATTGATTTAATTCTAACCACTATTCATATTAATTTATCCAAAGATATTCCTATTGTTCTGGTCAGTGCGCTTTTTAATGAAATCGACATTTTAAAAGTTAAAAACGCGGTGTCTGCAAACCAATAG
- a CDS encoding replication-associated recombination protein A yields MDYVQGTFFESMHKAPLADRIRPRNLDEYIGQEHILAKGKVLRQIIESDNITSMILWGPPGVGKTTLAMIIANMTHARFVTFSAVTSGIKEIKEIMVKAEQTRRMGERTVIFVDEIHRFNKAQQDAFLPHVEKGNIILIGATTENPSFEVNSALLSRSRVFVLHSLQTEDIIKLLKYALREPRGYGGQNIAIAEELLELIAVYANGDARTALNVLEMAVAGGDRQGDATVISKETVEGCIQKKALLYDKNGEEHYNLISALHKSMRNSDPDAAVYWLARMLEAGEEPLFIARRLVRFASEDIGLADPRALEMTVAVYNAVHFLGMPECNVHLTQAVVYLSVAAKSNALYVAYESAKRDANSTMAEGVPLHLRNAPTRLMANLDYGKGYQYAHDAAAKVTNMQCLPDNLKGRQYYQPAGLGLEKNIKERLELIKQMKTEK; encoded by the coding sequence ATGGATTATGTACAAGGCACTTTTTTTGAAAGTATGCACAAAGCCCCGCTGGCCGACCGGATCAGGCCAAGGAACCTGGACGAATATATTGGGCAGGAGCATATCCTGGCCAAAGGCAAGGTGCTGCGGCAGATCATCGAATCCGATAACATTACCTCGATGATTTTGTGGGGGCCGCCCGGCGTCGGCAAAACGACCCTGGCCATGATCATCGCCAATATGACTCATGCCAGGTTTGTAACCTTTAGTGCCGTGACCTCCGGCATCAAAGAGATCAAGGAAATCATGGTCAAGGCGGAACAGACCCGGCGGATGGGCGAGCGGACTGTGATCTTTGTGGACGAAATCCATCGTTTTAACAAGGCGCAGCAGGATGCTTTCCTGCCGCATGTGGAGAAGGGCAACATTATTCTCATCGGCGCTACGACGGAAAATCCTTCATTTGAGGTTAACTCCGCCCTGCTCTCGCGCAGCAGGGTGTTTGTGCTGCATTCTTTGCAGACAGAGGATATCATCAAACTGTTAAAGTATGCCTTGCGGGAGCCAAGAGGTTATGGCGGCCAGAATATTGCGATTGCCGAAGAGCTGCTGGAGCTGATTGCCGTCTATGCCAACGGCGATGCCCGAACGGCGCTGAATGTGCTGGAAATGGCGGTGGCGGGCGGCGACAGGCAGGGGGACGCCACGGTCATCAGCAAAGAGACTGTGGAGGGCTGCATTCAGAAGAAGGCATTATTGTATGATAAAAACGGGGAGGAACACTATAATCTCATATCAGCCCTGCATAAATCCATGCGCAACAGCGATCCTGACGCCGCGGTCTACTGGCTGGCCCGAATGCTGGAAGCAGGGGAGGAGCCCCTGTTTATTGCCCGCAGACTGGTCCGTTTTGCCTCGGAAGATATCGGGCTGGCCGATCCCCGGGCTTTGGAAATGACTGTTGCCGTGTATAACGCCGTCCATTTCCTGGGGATGCCGGAGTGCAATGTGCACTTGACTCAGGCGGTGGTGTACCTTTCCGTGGCTGCCAAGTCCAATGCCCTGTATGTGGCCTACGAAAGCGCTAAACGGGATGCTAACAGCACCATGGCCGAGGGTGTGCCATTGCACCTGCGGAATGCTCCCACCCGGCTGATGGCAAACCTCGACTATGGCAAGGGGTATCAGTACGCCCATGATGCTGCGGCTAAAGTAACGAATATGCAGTGCCTGCCGGACAATTTGAAAGGCCGGCAGTATTATCAGCCTGCCGGTCTGGGACTGGAGAAAAATATCAAAGAACGCCTGGAATTGATCAAGCAGATGAAGACTGAAAAATAG
- a CDS encoding helix-turn-helix domain-containing protein translates to MFEKTIFGFRLRELRQGHKISVPQLADTFKIHKGTVSNLELGKKSPSIDLAVALADYFNVSLDYLVGRSDNPDRR, encoded by the coding sequence ATGTTTGAGAAAACTATATTTGGCTTTAGACTTCGCGAACTAAGGCAAGGGCACAAAATTTCAGTCCCACAATTAGCTGATACATTTAAGATACATAAAGGAACTGTGAGCAATTTAGAATTAGGCAAGAAGTCTCCCAGTATTGATCTGGCCGTAGCGCTCGCCGACTACTTCAACGTCTCTCTCGATTATCTCGTCGGCCGGTCTGATAACCCAGACCGTAGGTAA
- a CDS encoding PTS fructose transporter subunit IIB: MNIVGIAACTSGIAHTYIAKEKLIKAAQALNHTIHIETQGTIGTENELSAKDIAAADVVIIAADIKIGGRERFQGKKVVEIPTHIAIKSPKALLNKIQAELGI; this comes from the coding sequence ATGAATATCGTTGGTATTGCAGCGTGTACATCCGGAATTGCGCACACCTATATTGCCAAAGAAAAGCTGATAAAAGCCGCTCAGGCATTAAATCATACCATTCATATTGAAACCCAGGGGACGATAGGGACCGAAAATGAGCTATCGGCTAAAGATATTGCGGCGGCAGATGTTGTCATTATTGCGGCGGATATTAAAATTGGCGGCAGGGAACGTTTCCAGGGTAAAAAAGTGGTGGAAATCCCGACCCATATTGCAATAAAATCTCCCAAAGCATTATTAAACAAAATCCAGGCGGAACTGGGAATTTGA
- a CDS encoding LexA family protein encodes MCPSPDEAAFQRIPGFGWIPADVEILQNDLAESFMDLPEGFSADFAFRVTGNSMKYVGIQEDDIAFIKRSDDDAIGQVIASSSGR; translated from the coding sequence ATCTGCCCTAGTCCTGATGAGGCAGCTTTCCAGCGCATTCCGGGTTTTGGCTGGATTCCAGCTGATGTCGAAATATTGCAAAATGATCTGGCCGAGTCGTTTATGGATTTACCTGAAGGATTCTCCGCTGATTTTGCTTTTCGGGTTACCGGCAACAGTATGAAATATGTTGGCATTCAGGAGGACGACATAGCCTTTATCAAACGGTCGGACGACGACGCTATAGGGCAGGTTATCGCATCATCATCTGGCCGTTGA
- a CDS encoding methyl-accepting chemotaxis protein, producing MPAKDLDFRTQPHSPLKPGSGVYKLIHGQLPHVKVTLDKQLHGFPYTVKVGAVYNGQGEIIGSIAVSQSLDRQQTLKDMAGNLLNHISTLAGTAQEITAQSQEISGIARALAQMAKESQAQVAETNRVLGFIKEIAGQTNLLGLNAAIEAARVGEQGRGFGVVAEEIRKLATNSTESISQISAVIRGIQAGSAATCNQIGQVEEGISQVAGAIAHMAGATQELRAMAHLLDEKADAF from the coding sequence TTGCCGGCAAAGGATCTTGATTTTCGTACTCAGCCCCATTCACCGCTAAAACCGGGGTCCGGGGTTTACAAGCTGATTCACGGGCAGCTGCCGCATGTAAAGGTGACGCTGGACAAACAGCTGCATGGCTTTCCTTATACGGTCAAGGTGGGAGCCGTCTATAACGGTCAGGGCGAAATCATCGGTTCAATCGCCGTTTCCCAGTCGCTGGACCGCCAGCAAACCCTGAAGGATATGGCCGGGAATTTACTCAATCATATCAGTACTTTAGCCGGCACCGCCCAGGAGATCACGGCGCAATCCCAGGAAATAAGCGGCATTGCCCGGGCCCTGGCACAGATGGCCAAAGAATCCCAGGCTCAGGTCGCGGAGACCAATCGCGTGCTGGGGTTCATTAAGGAAATTGCCGGACAGACCAATCTGCTGGGACTTAACGCGGCGATAGAAGCAGCCAGAGTGGGGGAACAGGGAAGAGGGTTCGGCGTGGTCGCGGAAGAAATCCGCAAGCTGGCGACAAACAGCACGGAATCGATTTCGCAAATCAGTGCGGTCATCAGGGGAATTCAGGCCGGCAGCGCAGCGACCTGTAATCAGATCGGCCAGGTGGAGGAGGGAATCTCCCAGGTGGCCGGGGCGATTGCCCATATGGCCGGCGCTACCCAGGAGTTGCGCGCCATGGCGCATTTGCTGGACGAAAAGGCCGACGCGTTTTAA
- a CDS encoding UxaA family hydrolase, with amino-acid sequence MNHKFLIHGREDNVGVAVQDIKTGEKVTGVFLDTNQETMVQSGHDIPLGHKIALKPVKAGEAVLEYGETIGKATRNISPGEWVHIHNIKSARW; translated from the coding sequence ATGAATCACAAATTTTTAATCCATGGCCGGGAAGACAATGTCGGGGTAGCCGTTCAGGATATCAAGACTGGTGAAAAGGTAACCGGCGTCTTCCTGGACACCAATCAGGAAACCATGGTCCAGTCCGGCCATGATATTCCCCTCGGCCATAAGATCGCGCTGAAGCCGGTCAAGGCCGGCGAAGCGGTCCTGGAATACGGGGAAACCATCGGCAAGGCAACCCGGAACATCAGCCCGGGGGAATGGGTGCATATTCACAATATCAAAAGTGCGAGGTGGTAA
- a CDS encoding Gfo/Idh/MocA family protein, whose protein sequence is MKLGIAGSGMIVQEFLTITAYLKETELTAICGTKRSEAALKDLSDKYNIQNRFVSYDELLDSAIDTVYVAVPNNLHFPFAKAALEAGKNVIVEKPFTSNYREALLLAELAREKKLFLFEAITTQYLPNYKKIKELLPALGNIKIVQCNYSQYSRRYDRFKEGQVLPAFDPQFSGGALMDLNIYNIHYVVGLFGRPKNVEYYPNVERGIDTSGILILDYGTFQCTCVGAKDCKAPIANTIQGDQGCIYQNTPANVCMSFELIMNDGKSSLVNENTYEHRMVNEFIAFEAMIKHNALEKCYQMLDHSLLVSEIQTMARKRAGIIFPADASC, encoded by the coding sequence ATGAAATTAGGCATTGCAGGCTCGGGAATGATTGTACAGGAGTTTCTGACAATCACTGCTTATTTAAAGGAAACGGAATTAACAGCCATTTGCGGTACCAAAAGAAGTGAAGCGGCGCTGAAAGATCTTTCGGATAAATATAACATTCAAAATAGGTTTGTCAGCTATGATGAATTGTTAGACAGTGCGATAGACACTGTTTATGTTGCAGTGCCTAATAATTTGCATTTTCCCTTTGCCAAGGCGGCCCTGGAAGCAGGCAAGAATGTTATTGTGGAAAAACCGTTTACGTCAAATTACCGGGAAGCGCTGCTATTGGCTGAACTGGCCAGAGAAAAGAAGCTGTTTCTGTTTGAAGCCATTACCACCCAATACCTGCCGAATTATAAAAAAATAAAAGAGCTGCTGCCTGCTCTCGGTAATATAAAGATTGTTCAATGCAACTATTCCCAGTATTCCAGACGATATGACCGTTTTAAGGAAGGCCAGGTTCTGCCTGCCTTTGATCCCCAATTTTCCGGCGGCGCATTGATGGATCTCAATATTTATAACATCCATTATGTGGTGGGGTTATTTGGCAGGCCTAAGAATGTTGAATATTATCCCAATGTGGAAAGAGGGATCGATACGTCCGGAATATTGATATTGGATTATGGAACCTTTCAATGCACCTGTGTGGGGGCGAAGGATTGCAAGGCGCCCATTGCCAATACTATTCAGGGGGATCAGGGATGCATATACCAAAATACTCCGGCTAATGTCTGCATGAGTTTTGAACTGATCATGAATGATGGAAAAAGCTCCCTGGTCAATGAAAATACATATGAGCACCGTATGGTCAATGAATTTATTGCATTTGAAGCTATGATTAAACATAACGCGTTGGAAAAATGCTATCAAATGCTGGATCACAGTCTGCTTGTCAGCGAAATTCAGACAATGGCAAGAAAGAGAGCCGGAATCATCTTTCCGGCCGATGCCTCCTGCTGA
- a CDS encoding PTS fructose transporter subunit IIC translates to MFEKLQLKKHAMTGISYMLPLVVASGLLIAIGNIVGGNPALISDYKQGYSLWEAAVTLGVYGMGLIPAVMAAAIAYSIADRPGIAPGLLMGMIANVMGAGFLGGMLGGYLSGWCVNYLKRHIKVPVWAQGLMPMMIVPLLASLIVGFIMFFIIGGLIAAASFALKDMLVNMQGGSKALFGAIMGAMAAFDFGGPVNKVASLFADGLLIEKVYGPEAIKICASMIPPFGVTLSWLIRRARYSKSEADNIKIAFPMGICMITEGVIPIAAVDPVRVIFSCSFGAAIGGMLIMLLNVGSPVPSGGMFIVPAMQNPLGFLVALGVGSVVTALLLVALKKMPLRNRRPMIKRKRLICQASR, encoded by the coding sequence ATGTTCGAAAAACTGCAATTAAAAAAGCATGCTATGACGGGAATATCGTATATGCTTCCTTTGGTAGTGGCTTCTGGGCTGCTCATTGCCATCGGGAATATCGTCGGCGGCAATCCGGCTTTAATTTCCGATTATAAGCAGGGCTATAGTCTGTGGGAAGCGGCGGTTACTTTAGGGGTATACGGCATGGGGCTGATTCCGGCCGTTATGGCGGCGGCCATTGCCTATTCCATCGCGGACAGGCCGGGGATTGCGCCGGGTTTATTAATGGGGATGATCGCCAATGTCATGGGAGCCGGTTTTCTTGGCGGCATGCTGGGCGGTTACTTGTCCGGCTGGTGCGTTAACTATCTAAAACGTCATATCAAAGTTCCAGTCTGGGCGCAAGGCTTAATGCCGATGATGATTGTTCCGCTGTTGGCATCGCTGATTGTAGGCTTTATTATGTTCTTTATTATTGGCGGACTCATTGCGGCGGCATCGTTTGCCCTGAAGGATATGCTGGTCAATATGCAGGGTGGTTCCAAAGCTTTGTTCGGGGCGATTATGGGGGCCATGGCCGCGTTTGATTTCGGCGGCCCGGTCAATAAAGTCGCTTCTTTATTCGCGGATGGATTGCTGATCGAAAAAGTGTATGGGCCGGAAGCTATTAAAATCTGCGCCTCCATGATTCCGCCGTTCGGAGTGACTTTATCCTGGCTGATCCGAAGAGCAAGATACAGCAAAAGTGAAGCCGACAATATCAAAATAGCCTTTCCTATGGGGATTTGCATGATCACAGAGGGGGTCATCCCGATTGCCGCTGTCGATCCGGTCCGGGTCATCTTCTCCTGTTCTTTCGGCGCAGCCATCGGCGGTATGCTGATCATGCTGCTGAATGTAGGATCGCCGGTTCCCTCAGGCGGTATGTTTATCGTCCCGGCCATGCAAAATCCGCTGGGCTTCCTGGTGGCCTTAGGTGTTGGCAGTGTTGTCACGGCATTATTGCTGGTAGCGTTAAAAAAGATGCCGCTCAGGAACAGGAGGCCGATGATCAAGAGGAAGAGGTTGATTTGTCAGGCATCACGATAA
- a CDS encoding lactate racemase domain-containing protein produces MGVIQDLLKDVPLPRMVKVRQIFPAAELENPAAVLRSELDRPGVGDRIKPGMRIAVAVGSRGLDRIADITRTVADGIRQRGGQPFIVPAMGSHGGATAAGQVQVLANLGITEESAGCPVVSSMEVVEIGRLDNGLAVLMDKNASEADGIVVINRVKPHTQFRGPCESGLAKMITIGLGKQKGADSCHACGFEHMAENIVSMARMKLERTRILFGIATVENPYDKIARIAALPAEEIIEAEQRLLVEAKRSMPRIFFDPMDVLVVDQIGKEISGGGMDPNITGRYAVPYMTGGPAVNKLVVLDLTQQTHGNANGLGMADFTTRELVDKIDHDAMYANALTIAISATVRIPMIMPADREAIAAAVKTCNIRDLSKIRMVRIRDTLHLGEIYISEAMLDEARGMKNIVVCGRPLIMEFDAGGNLLEGFGPDKQQDGAGKIRA; encoded by the coding sequence ATGGGAGTCATTCAGGATTTGCTGAAGGATGTACCGCTGCCGCGGATGGTAAAGGTGCGGCAGATTTTTCCCGCGGCGGAACTGGAAAACCCGGCGGCTGTTCTGCGGTCGGAGCTGGACAGGCCGGGCGTGGGCGACCGGATCAAGCCCGGCATGAGGATCGCCGTTGCCGTAGGCAGCCGGGGCCTGGACCGGATTGCGGACATAACGCGCACCGTCGCTGACGGGATCCGGCAGCGGGGCGGGCAGCCGTTCATCGTGCCCGCGATGGGCAGCCACGGGGGAGCCACTGCCGCCGGGCAGGTGCAGGTGCTGGCCAATCTGGGGATCACGGAGGAGAGCGCCGGCTGCCCGGTCGTGTCGTCAATGGAGGTTGTCGAAATCGGCCGGCTGGATAATGGGCTGGCCGTGCTGATGGACAAAAATGCCAGTGAGGCAGACGGCATCGTGGTCATCAACCGGGTGAAGCCGCATACCCAGTTCCGGGGCCCCTGCGAGAGCGGGCTGGCCAAGATGATCACCATCGGGCTGGGCAAGCAGAAGGGGGCCGATTCCTGCCATGCCTGCGGCTTTGAGCATATGGCGGAGAATATCGTCAGCATGGCCCGGATGAAGCTGGAGCGCACCCGGATTCTGTTCGGCATCGCCACGGTGGAAAATCCCTATGATAAAATCGCCAGGATCGCTGCCCTGCCGGCTGAGGAGATTATTGAGGCCGAGCAGCGGCTGCTGGTAGAGGCGAAAAGAAGTATGCCGCGGATATTTTTCGATCCAATGGATGTCCTGGTTGTGGATCAGATCGGCAAGGAAATCTCCGGCGGGGGTATGGACCCGAATATCACCGGACGCTATGCGGTCCCCTATATGACGGGCGGGCCCGCTGTCAACAAGCTGGTGGTGCTGGATCTGACGCAGCAGACGCATGGCAATGCCAACGGTCTGGGAATGGCTGATTTCACGACGCGCGAACTGGTCGACAAAATTGATCATGACGCTATGTATGCCAATGCCTTGACAATTGCGATCTCGGCCACGGTTCGCATTCCGATGATCATGCCTGCCGACCGGGAGGCGATAGCAGCCGCCGTGAAGACCTGCAATATCCGGGATCTGTCCAAAATAAGAATGGTCAGGATCAGAGATACTCTGCATTTGGGTGAAATCTATATTTCCGAGGCTATGCTCGACGAAGCGCGCGGCATGAAGAACATTGTGGTCTGCGGCCGGCCGCTGATAATGGAATTTGATGCCGGCGGCAACCTCCTTGAGGGCTTCGGGCCGGACAAGCAACAGGATGGGGCCGGGAAGATCCGGGCGTAA
- a CDS encoding SLC13 family permease, which yields MAESTIAMIITVVALLFWATEIFPIGVTAVAVCIALVLTKTVSFTTAFSGFSSSLVMLISGMMVVGHALFKTGVAQLIGNAIVRRVGNHQLLAMALILSTAGIMSGFLSNVATMSMFIPVIAGKGS from the coding sequence ATGGCTGAATCAACAATCGCAATGATAATCACGGTGGTGGCGTTACTGTTCTGGGCAACGGAAATCTTTCCGATTGGCGTAACTGCGGTTGCCGTTTGTATTGCCCTGGTTTTGACTAAGACGGTCAGCTTCACCACTGCCTTTAGCGGCTTTTCTTCGAGTCTGGTTATGCTGATTTCCGGCATGATGGTCGTCGGACATGCCTTGTTCAAGACCGGGGTGGCGCAGTTAATCGGCAACGCCATTGTCCGCCGGGTTGGCAATCATCAGCTTTTGGCAATGGCACTGATATTAAGCACCGCGGGCATTATGTCCGGTTTTCTCAGTAATGTTGCGACGATGTCGATGTTTATCCCGGTGATTGCCGGCAAAGGATCTTGA
- a CDS encoding PTS sugar transporter subunit IIA: protein MQIDSILNENLIDLEMNATTKDEAIRQLTNRLYKDGKLSIEESFIKAVYSREAEGQTGIGGHIAIPHGKSDAVSVTSIAVGRTGNPLKWETPDDLPVHFVILFAVRNVDKTTVHLKLLSQVAAALADDEILQKLLTTQDKKDVIRLLSQNMQ, encoded by the coding sequence GTGCAAATCGACAGTATTTTAAACGAAAATCTGATTGATCTGGAAATGAATGCTACCACTAAGGATGAAGCCATCCGGCAGCTCACCAACAGACTGTACAAAGACGGAAAATTGAGTATAGAAGAATCCTTTATAAAAGCTGTTTACTCGCGTGAAGCGGAAGGACAGACGGGCATTGGCGGGCATATTGCGATTCCGCATGGCAAATCAGACGCCGTAAGCGTAACTTCCATTGCCGTTGGCAGAACCGGGAATCCGTTAAAATGGGAAACTCCTGATGATTTGCCTGTACATTTCGTGATCTTGTTTGCCGTCAGAAATGTAGATAAAACAACGGTTCATTTAAAACTGTTATCCCAGGTAGCCGCTGCTTTAGCCGATGACGAAATATTGCAGAAGCTGTTAACGACTCAGGATAAGAAGGACGTGATTCGACTGCTGTCTCAAAATATGCAATGA